One window of Trinickia caryophylli genomic DNA carries:
- the nuoL gene encoding NADH-quinone oxidoreductase subunit L, whose protein sequence is MSTTLNENLLLAVPLAPLAGSLIAGLAGKVVGRKGAHRVTILGVLISFILSAKVLLDVIGGASFNATVYEWMTVGSLKFEVGFLIDSLTAMMMCVVTFVSLMVHIYTIGYMAEDDGYERFFSYISLFTFSMLMLVMSNNFLQLFFGWEAVGLVSYLLIGFYFTRESAIYANMKAFLVNRVGDFGFLLGIGLILAYAGSMNYGEVFEKREALAALTFPGTHWGLLTVACICLFIGAMGKSAQFPLHVWLPDSMEGPTPISALIHAATMVTAGIFMVSRMSPLFELSDTALSFIMVIGAITALFMGFLGIVQNDIKRVVAYSTLSQLGYMTVALGASAYSVSVFHLMTHAFFKALLFLGAGSVIIGMHHDQDMRNMGGLRKYMPITWITSLVGSLALIGTPFFSGFYSKDSIIDAVGLSTLPGAGFAYFAVVASVFVTALYSFRMYFLVFHGEERFRHPKDFGNGHGAESAAHGAEHGHGHDEHHHAHEPHETPWVVWVPLVLLAIPSVIIGAIAIGPMLYGDFFQHGVAFEKVIFIGENHPALEEMTKEFHGWVAMGLHSVSALPLWLALAGVVTAWFLYLKRPDLPAVIRRAFGPIYTLLENKYYMDKINEVVFARGAVAIGRGLWKEGDVVVIDGVVNGSARFIGWFASVIRFLQSGYIYHYAFAMIIGMLGLLTLFVTLGGSK, encoded by the coding sequence ATGTCCACGACACTCAATGAAAACCTGCTGCTGGCGGTCCCGCTCGCACCGCTGGCCGGCTCGCTGATTGCAGGGCTGGCCGGCAAGGTGGTGGGACGCAAGGGCGCCCACCGGGTCACGATCCTCGGCGTGCTGATCTCGTTCATCCTGTCGGCGAAAGTGCTTCTCGACGTCATCGGCGGCGCGAGCTTCAACGCGACCGTCTACGAATGGATGACGGTCGGTTCGCTCAAATTCGAGGTTGGCTTCCTCATCGATTCGCTGACCGCGATGATGATGTGCGTCGTCACTTTCGTCTCGCTGATGGTGCACATCTACACGATCGGCTACATGGCGGAAGACGACGGCTACGAGCGCTTTTTCTCGTACATCTCGCTCTTCACGTTCTCGATGCTGATGCTCGTGATGAGCAACAACTTCCTTCAGCTCTTCTTCGGCTGGGAAGCGGTGGGTCTCGTGTCGTACCTGCTGATCGGTTTCTACTTCACACGCGAGAGCGCGATCTACGCCAACATGAAGGCGTTCCTCGTGAACCGCGTCGGTGACTTCGGCTTTCTGCTCGGCATCGGCCTCATTCTTGCCTACGCAGGCTCGATGAATTACGGCGAGGTGTTCGAAAAGCGCGAAGCGCTCGCGGCGTTGACCTTCCCGGGCACGCACTGGGGCCTCCTGACGGTCGCCTGCATCTGTCTTTTCATCGGCGCGATGGGTAAGTCGGCGCAGTTCCCGCTGCATGTCTGGCTGCCCGACTCGATGGAAGGCCCGACCCCGATCTCGGCGCTGATCCACGCGGCCACGATGGTGACGGCCGGTATCTTCATGGTGTCGCGCATGTCGCCGCTCTTCGAGCTGTCCGACACGGCGCTCTCGTTCATCATGGTGATCGGTGCCATCACGGCGCTCTTCATGGGCTTCCTCGGCATCGTGCAGAACGACATCAAGCGCGTGGTTGCCTACTCGACGCTCTCGCAGCTCGGCTACATGACCGTCGCGCTGGGCGCCTCGGCCTACTCGGTGTCGGTGTTCCACCTGATGACGCACGCGTTCTTCAAGGCGCTGCTGTTCCTCGGCGCGGGCTCGGTCATCATCGGCATGCACCACGATCAGGACATGCGCAACATGGGTGGCCTGCGCAAGTACATGCCGATCACCTGGATCACGTCGCTCGTCGGCTCCCTCGCGCTGATCGGCACGCCGTTCTTCTCGGGCTTTTACTCGAAGGATTCGATCATCGACGCGGTCGGGCTTTCGACGCTGCCAGGTGCGGGCTTCGCCTACTTCGCGGTCGTGGCGAGCGTGTTCGTGACGGCGCTCTACTCGTTCCGGATGTACTTTCTCGTCTTCCACGGCGAAGAGCGCTTCCGTCATCCCAAGGACTTCGGTAATGGCCATGGCGCCGAATCGGCCGCGCACGGCGCCGAGCACGGCCATGGCCATGACGAGCACCACCATGCGCACGAGCCGCACGAAACGCCGTGGGTGGTCTGGGTGCCGCTCGTGCTGCTCGCGATTCCGTCGGTCATCATCGGCGCCATCGCAATCGGCCCGATGCTCTACGGCGACTTCTTCCAGCATGGCGTTGCGTTCGAGAAGGTCATCTTCATCGGCGAGAACCACCCGGCGCTCGAGGAAATGACGAAGGAATTCCACGGCTGGGTTGCGATGGGCCTCCATTCGGTGTCCGCGTTGCCGCTGTGGCTGGCGCTCGCCGGCGTCGTGACCGCCTGGTTCCTCTATCTGAAGCGTCCCGATTTGCCTGCCGTGATCCGCCGTGCCTTCGGTCCGATCTACACGCTGCTCGAGAACAAGTACTACATGGACAAGATCAACGAAGTCGTCTTCGCGAGGGGCGCGGTGGCCATCGGCCGCGGGCTCTGGAAAGAGGGCGATGTCGTGGTCATCGACGGTGTCGTCAACGGGAGCGCGCGCTTCATCGGCTGGTTCGCGAGCGTGATCCGCTTCCTGCAATCCGGTTACATCTACCACTACGCGTTCGCCATGATTATCGGCATGCTGGGGCTCCTTACCCTGTTTGTAACGCTCGGCGGCAGCAAATAA
- the nuoK gene encoding NADH-quinone oxidoreductase subunit NuoK, whose amino-acid sequence MVTLAHYLVLGAILFAIGVVGIFLNRRNVIIILMAIELILLAVNTNFIAFSHYLGDVHGQIFVFFVLTVAAAEAAIGLAILVTLFRTLDTINVEDLDQLKG is encoded by the coding sequence ATGGTGACCCTGGCTCATTACCTCGTGCTCGGCGCGATCCTCTTTGCGATCGGCGTCGTCGGCATTTTCCTGAATCGTCGCAACGTCATCATCATCCTGATGGCGATCGAGCTCATCCTGCTCGCGGTGAACACGAACTTCATCGCGTTCTCGCACTACCTCGGCGACGTGCACGGACAGATCTTCGTGTTCTTCGTGTTGACCGTGGCGGCCGCCGAAGCGGCCATCGGCCTCGCGATTCTCGTGACCCTGTTCCGCACCCTCGACACGATCAACGTCGAGGATCTCGATCAGCTCAAAGGTTAA
- the nuoG gene encoding NADH-quinone oxidoreductase subunit NuoG, which translates to MVELEIDGKKVEVPEGSMVIQAAHKVDTYIPHFCYHKKLSIAANCRMCLVEVEKMPKAVPACATPVSAGMIVRTTSEKAVKAQQSVMEFLLINHPLDCPICDQGGECQLQDLAVGYGKSSSRYSEEKRVVFHKNVGPLISMEEMTRCIHCTRCVRFGQEIAGVMELGMLGRGEHSEITTFVGKTVDSELSGNMIDLCPVGALTSKPFRYSARTWELSRRKSVSPHDSVGANLVVQVKNNRVMRVLPLENEAINECWISDKDRFSYEALASEERLTQPMIKQGGEWIETDWQTALEYVGKAMKGIAADHGADALAMLGSAHSTVEELFLLKQLAKALGTPNVDFRLRQTDFSAAPAGAPWLGLPIADLSTIDGGLVIGSFLRRDHPLLAARLRQAARTGAKLHLVQATTDNSLIPTAKTIVAAPSAWLDALAGIAAAVSQTRGVALPEGFGGAEATPAAQEAAAALANGERRVVLLGNAAVSHPDFARLHALAQWVAEHTGATLGFLTEAANTVGAYAVGALPDAGGLNAREVFETPRKGYVLLNVEPEFDTANPAQALAALKQAETVVMLSSFKTGTEYADVLLPIAPFTETAGAFVNAEGTVQPFNGVVRPLGETRPAWKVLRVLGNVLGLSGFDYDTAEDVRRAALPEGSVAAQLSNKAGAVAAGRTLAKPAAGALERIADVPIYHADPLVRRAPSLHLSAAARVANTIGLPAALFDKLGLKEGDAVRVRQGDREVLASAARDASLAETVVRVSAATPAGAALGSLFGELVVEKA; encoded by the coding sequence ATGGTTGAACTTGAAATAGACGGCAAGAAGGTCGAGGTGCCCGAAGGCAGCATGGTGATCCAGGCTGCGCACAAGGTGGACACGTACATTCCGCACTTCTGCTATCACAAGAAGCTTTCGATCGCGGCCAACTGCCGGATGTGTCTCGTCGAAGTCGAAAAGATGCCGAAGGCCGTACCGGCCTGCGCCACGCCGGTTTCGGCCGGCATGATCGTGCGCACGACTTCCGAGAAGGCCGTGAAGGCGCAGCAATCGGTGATGGAATTCCTGCTCATCAATCACCCGCTCGACTGCCCGATCTGCGATCAGGGCGGCGAGTGCCAGCTGCAGGATCTCGCCGTCGGCTACGGCAAATCTTCCTCGCGCTACAGCGAAGAGAAACGCGTGGTGTTCCACAAGAATGTCGGCCCGCTCATCTCGATGGAAGAGATGACCCGCTGCATTCATTGCACGCGCTGCGTGCGCTTCGGCCAGGAAATCGCCGGCGTGATGGAACTCGGCATGCTGGGCCGCGGCGAACATTCGGAAATCACCACGTTCGTCGGCAAGACGGTCGACTCCGAGCTGTCGGGCAACATGATCGATCTGTGCCCGGTTGGTGCGCTCACGAGCAAGCCGTTCCGCTACAGCGCTCGTACGTGGGAGCTCTCGCGCCGCAAGTCGGTGAGCCCGCACGATTCCGTCGGCGCCAATCTCGTCGTGCAGGTGAAGAACAACCGCGTCATGCGCGTGCTGCCGCTCGAGAACGAAGCGATCAACGAGTGCTGGATCTCCGACAAGGATCGTTTCTCGTACGAAGCGCTCGCCAGCGAGGAGCGTCTTACTCAGCCGATGATCAAGCAAGGCGGCGAGTGGATCGAGACGGATTGGCAAACGGCGCTCGAATATGTCGGCAAGGCGATGAAGGGCATCGCCGCCGACCATGGTGCCGATGCGCTCGCCATGCTGGGCAGCGCGCACAGCACGGTCGAGGAACTGTTCCTGCTCAAGCAGCTTGCCAAGGCGCTCGGCACCCCGAACGTCGACTTCCGTCTGCGCCAGACCGACTTCTCGGCGGCACCGGCCGGCGCGCCGTGGCTCGGCCTGCCGATCGCCGACCTGTCGACCATCGACGGCGGGCTCGTGATCGGCTCGTTCCTGCGCCGCGATCATCCGCTTCTGGCCGCGCGCCTGCGCCAAGCTGCGAGGACGGGGGCGAAACTGCATCTCGTGCAGGCCACGACCGACAATTCGCTCATCCCGACCGCCAAGACGATCGTCGCCGCGCCTTCGGCGTGGCTCGACGCGCTCGCGGGCATCGCCGCAGCCGTGTCGCAGACGCGTGGGGTCGCGCTGCCGGAAGGCTTCGGCGGCGCCGAGGCAACGCCCGCCGCGCAAGAAGCCGCTGCCGCGCTCGCGAACGGCGAGCGCCGCGTCGTGCTGCTCGGCAACGCGGCCGTTTCGCACCCCGATTTTGCCCGCCTGCATGCGCTCGCGCAGTGGGTCGCCGAGCATACGGGCGCGACGCTCGGCTTCCTGACGGAAGCGGCGAACACGGTGGGCGCCTACGCCGTCGGCGCGCTGCCCGACGCGGGTGGCCTCAATGCGCGGGAAGTCTTCGAAACGCCGCGCAAGGGCTATGTGCTGCTCAACGTCGAGCCCGAGTTCGACACGGCCAACCCGGCGCAGGCGCTTGCCGCGCTGAAGCAGGCCGAGACCGTCGTGATGCTGTCGTCGTTCAAGACGGGCACCGAGTACGCGGACGTACTGCTGCCGATCGCGCCGTTCACGGAAACGGCCGGCGCGTTCGTCAACGCCGAAGGCACGGTGCAGCCGTTCAATGGCGTCGTGCGTCCGCTCGGCGAGACGCGCCCGGCCTGGAAGGTGTTGCGCGTGCTCGGCAATGTGCTCGGCCTCTCGGGCTTCGACTACGACACGGCGGAAGACGTGCGCCGTGCCGCGTTGCCTGAAGGCTCGGTGGCGGCTCAGCTCTCGAACAAGGCGGGGGCGGTAGCGGCGGGCCGTACGCTGGCCAAGCCGGCAGCGGGCGCGCTCGAGCGCATTGCCGATGTGCCGATCTATCACGCCGATCCGCTCGTGCGCCGTGCACCGTCGCTGCATCTGAGCGCAGCTGCACGCGTGGCGAACACGATCGGCTTGCCGGCGGCGCTCTTCGACAAGCTCGGATTGAAGGAAGGCGACGCGGTACGCGTGCGCCAGGGCGATCGCGAGGTTCTGGCGAGCGCCGCGCGCGACGCGTCGCTGGCGGAAACGGTCGTGCGCGTGTCCGCGGCGACGCCTGCCGGCGCAGCGCTCGGCAGCCTGTTCGGTGAACTGGTGGTGGAGAAGGCGTAA
- the nuoN gene encoding NADH-quinone oxidoreductase subunit NuoN: MQNASMSVLLPDALIMAGAVVAWLNETFVGDRGRRATYLIAVLSSLAAGVWFATLVFGAQAAPQYFFARMYVVDGFASAMKAVVSIGYAVTLIYSRKYLEDRDLFRGDYVLLGMFALLGQLVMISGNNFLTLYLGLELMSLSLYAAIALRRDASQSNEAAMKYYVLGALASGFLLYGISMLYGATGSLDLGEVFKAVASGRINYAVLLFGVIFIVAGIAFKMGAVPFHMWVPDVYHGAPTAMTLLVGGGPKVAAFAWGLRFLVFGLLPLAVDWQQMLVILAALSLIVGNITGIAQRNIKRMLAYSAISNMGFVLLGLLAGVVDGKTESMTDAYGAAMFYSIIYFLTTLGSFGIVMLLARRNFEAESLDDFKGLNKRSPVFAFVMMAMMFSLAGIPPTVGFYAKLAVLEASMNAGLTWLTVLAVITSLFGAFYYLRIVKLMYFDEPQDASPIESPAANRLLLAINGIAVVALGIVPGPLMTLCTNAITNTLHAL, translated from the coding sequence ATGCAAAACGCCTCTATGTCTGTCCTCTTGCCCGACGCCCTGATCATGGCGGGCGCCGTTGTCGCATGGCTGAACGAAACGTTCGTCGGCGACCGCGGACGCCGCGCGACGTATCTGATCGCCGTGCTCTCGTCGCTTGCCGCCGGCGTCTGGTTCGCGACGCTCGTGTTCGGCGCACAGGCGGCGCCGCAGTACTTCTTCGCGCGCATGTACGTGGTGGATGGCTTCGCGAGCGCGATGAAAGCCGTCGTCTCGATCGGCTACGCGGTCACGCTGATCTACTCGCGCAAGTACCTCGAGGATCGGGATCTGTTCCGCGGCGATTACGTGCTGCTCGGCATGTTCGCGCTGCTGGGTCAGCTCGTTATGATCTCGGGTAACAACTTCCTCACGCTTTACCTCGGCCTCGAGCTGATGTCGCTCTCGCTCTATGCGGCGATCGCCCTGCGCCGCGATGCGTCGCAGTCGAACGAAGCGGCGATGAAGTACTACGTGCTCGGCGCGCTCGCCTCGGGTTTCCTGCTCTACGGCATTTCGATGCTGTACGGCGCGACGGGCTCGCTCGATCTCGGCGAAGTGTTCAAGGCCGTGGCATCGGGGCGCATCAACTATGCGGTGCTGCTTTTCGGCGTCATTTTCATCGTCGCCGGTATCGCGTTCAAGATGGGTGCCGTGCCGTTCCACATGTGGGTGCCCGACGTTTATCACGGCGCGCCCACGGCCATGACGCTGCTCGTCGGCGGCGGCCCGAAGGTTGCCGCGTTCGCGTGGGGCCTGCGCTTCCTCGTGTTCGGCCTGCTGCCGCTCGCGGTCGACTGGCAACAGATGCTCGTGATCCTCGCGGCGCTTTCGCTCATCGTCGGCAATATCACCGGTATCGCGCAGCGCAACATCAAGCGCATGCTGGCGTACTCGGCGATCTCGAACATGGGCTTCGTGCTGCTCGGCCTGCTGGCCGGCGTTGTCGACGGCAAGACCGAGAGCATGACGGACGCGTACGGCGCGGCGATGTTCTACAGCATCATCTACTTCCTGACGACGCTCGGCTCGTTCGGCATCGTGATGCTGCTCGCGCGCCGCAATTTCGAAGCCGAATCGCTCGACGATTTCAAGGGCCTCAACAAGCGCAGTCCGGTATTCGCGTTCGTGATGATGGCGATGATGTTCTCGCTCGCCGGCATTCCCCCGACCGTCGGCTTCTATGCGAAGCTGGCCGTACTCGAGGCGTCGATGAACGCGGGCCTGACCTGGCTGACGGTGCTCGCTGTCATCACTTCGTTGTTCGGCGCGTTCTACTATCTGCGTATCGTGAAGCTGATGTACTTCGACGAGCCGCAGGACGCTTCGCCCATCGAAAGCCCGGCCGCGAACCGCTTGTTGCTCGCCATCAACGGTATTGCAGTGGTCGCGCTCGGCATCGTGCCGGGGCCGCTGATGACGCTCTGCACGAACGCCATCACGAACACGCTGCACGCGCTCTGA
- the nuoI gene encoding NADH-quinone oxidoreductase subunit NuoI, giving the protein MTAIQNFFKTFFLTELLKGLALTGRYTFKRKFTVQFPEEKTPISPRFRGLHALRRYENGEERCIACKLCEAICPALAITIESETRADNTRRTTRYDIDLTKCIFCGFCEESCPVDSIVETHILEYHGEKRGDLYFTKDMLLAVGDRYEAQIAAAKAADAPYR; this is encoded by the coding sequence ATGACCGCAATCCAAAACTTCTTCAAGACGTTTTTCCTGACCGAGCTGCTGAAGGGGCTCGCACTGACCGGGCGCTATACGTTCAAGCGCAAGTTCACGGTGCAGTTCCCCGAGGAAAAGACGCCGATCTCGCCGCGCTTTCGTGGCCTGCACGCTTTGCGCCGCTACGAGAACGGCGAGGAGCGCTGCATTGCCTGCAAGCTCTGCGAGGCGATCTGCCCGGCGCTCGCCATCACGATCGAATCGGAAACGCGCGCGGACAACACGCGCCGTACGACGCGCTACGACATCGATCTGACCAAGTGCATCTTCTGTGGTTTTTGCGAGGAGAGCTGCCCCGTCGATTCGATCGTCGAGACGCACATCCTCGAGTATCACGGCGAGAAACGCGGCGACCTGTACTTCACCAAGGACATGTTGCTGGCGGTCGGCGATCGCTACGAGGCGCAGATCGCGGCGGCGAAGGCAGCCGACGCGCCGTATCGGTAA
- a CDS encoding NADH-quinone oxidoreductase subunit M has translation MHSFPILSTAIWLPIVFGLAVLAIGSDKNPGPARWLALIGAVLGFIVTLPLVTGFDPATADLQFVENAPWIERFHIAYHLGVDGISMWFVVLTALITVIVVIAGWEVITKNVSQYLAAFLILSGIMVGVFSAADGLLFYVFFEATLIPMYLIIGVWGGPNRIYAAFKFFLYTLAGSLLMLVALIYLYVQTGTFDLATWQKAPLAMTPQVLLFIAFFLAFAVKVPMWPVHTWLPDAHVEAPTGGSVVLAAIMLKLGAYGFLRFSLPITPDASHALSSVVIALSLIAVIYIGLVAMVQADMKKLVAYSSIAHMGFVTLGFFIFNELGVEGAIVQMISHGFVSGAMFLCIGVLYDRMHSRQIADYGGVVNVMPKFAALAMLFSMANCGLPGTSGFVGEFMVILASVQYNFWIAFGAGFTLILGAAYTLWMYKRVYFGAVANDHVKELTDINGREFLILGVLAALTLFMGLYPKPFTDVMHVSVQNLLSHVAQSKLPMPQ, from the coding sequence ATGCACTCTTTTCCGATTCTTAGTACCGCGATCTGGCTGCCGATCGTTTTCGGCCTCGCCGTGCTCGCCATTGGCTCCGACAAGAACCCCGGGCCCGCACGCTGGCTCGCGCTGATCGGCGCCGTCCTCGGCTTCATCGTGACGCTGCCGCTCGTGACGGGCTTCGATCCGGCTACGGCCGACCTGCAGTTCGTCGAAAACGCACCCTGGATCGAGCGCTTCCATATCGCCTATCACCTCGGCGTGGACGGCATCTCGATGTGGTTCGTCGTGCTGACCGCACTCATTACGGTCATCGTCGTGATCGCGGGCTGGGAGGTGATCACGAAGAACGTGTCGCAATACCTGGCCGCGTTCCTGATCCTCTCGGGGATCATGGTCGGCGTGTTTTCGGCGGCGGACGGCTTGCTTTTCTACGTCTTCTTCGAAGCGACGCTGATTCCGATGTACCTGATCATCGGCGTGTGGGGCGGACCGAACCGGATCTATGCCGCGTTCAAGTTCTTCCTCTACACGCTGGCCGGCTCGCTGCTGATGCTGGTCGCGCTGATCTACCTGTACGTGCAAACGGGCACGTTCGATCTGGCGACGTGGCAAAAGGCGCCGCTCGCGATGACGCCGCAGGTACTGCTCTTCATTGCCTTCTTCCTGGCGTTCGCGGTGAAGGTGCCGATGTGGCCCGTGCACACGTGGTTGCCTGACGCGCACGTGGAAGCGCCGACGGGCGGCTCGGTCGTGCTGGCCGCCATCATGCTGAAGCTCGGTGCGTACGGCTTCCTGCGTTTTTCGCTGCCGATCACGCCCGACGCGAGCCATGCGCTCTCGTCCGTCGTCATCGCGCTGTCGCTGATCGCCGTCATCTACATCGGGCTCGTCGCCATGGTGCAGGCCGACATGAAGAAGCTCGTCGCGTATTCGTCGATCGCGCACATGGGCTTCGTCACGCTCGGCTTCTTCATCTTCAACGAGCTCGGCGTGGAAGGCGCGATCGTTCAGATGATTTCCCACGGCTTCGTCTCGGGCGCGATGTTCCTTTGCATCGGCGTGCTCTACGACCGCATGCACTCGCGCCAGATCGCCGACTACGGCGGTGTGGTGAACGTCATGCCGAAGTTCGCCGCGCTCGCGATGCTGTTCTCGATGGCCAACTGCGGGCTGCCGGGCACCTCGGGCTTCGTCGGCGAATTCATGGTCATCCTCGCGTCGGTCCAGTACAACTTCTGGATTGCGTTCGGCGCCGGCTTCACCCTGATTCTTGGTGCGGCCTATACGCTCTGGATGTACAAGCGCGTGTACTTCGGCGCTGTGGCGAACGACCACGTGAAGGAACTCACCGACATCAACGGCCGCGAGTTCCTGATCCTGGGCGTGCTTGCTGCGCTGACGCTGTTCATGGGCCTCTATCCGAAGCCCTTCACCGATGTGATGCACGTCTCCGTGCAGAACCTCCTCTCCCACGTCGCGCAGTCGAAGCTGCCGATGCCTCAGTAA
- a CDS encoding NADH-quinone oxidoreductase subunit J codes for MEFTTVLFYIFALLLTVSALKVITSRNPVGSALFLVLAFFNAAAIWMLLEAEFLAILLVLLYVGAVMVLFLFVVMMLDINLDVLRRDFKRFVPMATVVGAIIVVETALVLWHGYGGTANPVHSASAAGGVGAGAAMSNTYLIGKAIYTDYIFAFEVAGLVLLVAIIAAIALTARKGKDAKRQRISDQVKVRAKDRVRLVKMPAEKALETGKDAAAPGEAGANVGAGAVGNNS; via the coding sequence ATGGAATTCACGACCGTACTGTTCTATATCTTCGCGCTGCTCCTGACGGTGTCGGCGCTGAAGGTGATCACGTCGCGCAACCCGGTCGGGTCCGCGCTCTTTCTCGTGCTCGCGTTTTTCAACGCGGCGGCCATCTGGATGCTGCTCGAGGCCGAATTCCTCGCGATTCTGCTCGTGCTGCTCTACGTGGGCGCGGTCATGGTGCTGTTCCTCTTCGTCGTGATGATGCTGGACATCAACCTCGACGTGCTGCGCCGCGACTTCAAGCGTTTCGTGCCGATGGCGACCGTAGTCGGCGCGATCATCGTCGTGGAGACGGCGCTGGTGCTCTGGCACGGCTACGGCGGCACGGCCAATCCCGTGCACTCGGCCTCGGCCGCGGGCGGGGTAGGGGCGGGCGCCGCGATGTCGAATACGTATCTGATCGGCAAGGCGATCTACACCGATTACATTTTCGCGTTCGAAGTGGCGGGCCTCGTGCTGCTGGTCGCGATCATCGCGGCGATCGCGCTCACCGCGCGCAAGGGCAAGGACGCGAAACGCCAGCGCATTTCGGATCAGGTCAAGGTGCGCGCGAAGGACCGCGTGCGGCTCGTCAAGATGCCGGCCGAGAAGGCGCTCGAGACGGGCAAGGATGCGGCCGCGCCGGGCGAAGCCGGTGCGAACGTGGGCGCCGGCGCAGTCGGCAACAACAGTTGA
- a CDS encoding DUF2818 family protein, with amino-acid sequence MSAAGWFIVLLAVVAANVPFLNQRLFGVVPFGATKKSGWLRIGELIVLYFVVGALGFMLEARAGNRFEQGWQFYAITFCLFLVFAFPGFTFQYLVKRR; translated from the coding sequence ATGTCGGCTGCGGGCTGGTTCATCGTGCTGTTGGCGGTTGTGGCCGCCAACGTTCCGTTTCTGAACCAGCGGCTCTTCGGCGTCGTGCCATTCGGCGCGACGAAAAAGAGCGGCTGGCTCCGGATCGGCGAGTTGATCGTGCTTTATTTTGTCGTGGGCGCCCTCGGCTTTATGCTGGAGGCGCGCGCGGGCAACCGCTTCGAACAGGGCTGGCAGTTTTACGCGATCACGTTTTGTCTTTTCCTCGTGTTCGCGTTTCCCGGCTTTACGTTTCAATACCTCGTCAAACGCCGCTGA
- the nuoH gene encoding NADH-quinone oxidoreductase subunit NuoH codes for MSLFDTINAGGSEVLGAAWPTVWALVRILVVAVVILLCVAYLILWERKLIGWMHVRLGPNRVGPAGLLQPIADVLKLLLKEVIQPSAASRWLYLVAPVMTVVPAFAVWAVIPFQAKAVLGDINAGLLYVIAISSIGVYGVILAGWASNSKYAFLGSMRAAAQMVSYEVSMGFALVVVLMTSGSLNLSDIVGSQERGFFASHGVNFLSWNWLPLLPVFVVYFISGIAETNRHPFDVVEGESEIVAGHMIDYSGMGFALFFLAEYINMIVISALTATMFLGGWSAPFGFLSFIPGIFWLVFKVFLLLSVFIWARATFPRYRYDQIMRLGWKVFLPVCILWVVVVGFWIMSPLNIWK; via the coding sequence ATGAGCTTGTTCGATACGATCAACGCGGGCGGCAGCGAGGTTCTCGGCGCGGCGTGGCCCACGGTATGGGCGCTCGTGCGCATCCTCGTGGTGGCCGTCGTCATCCTGCTCTGCGTGGCTTACCTGATTCTCTGGGAGCGCAAGCTCATCGGCTGGATGCACGTTCGCCTCGGGCCGAATCGCGTGGGCCCCGCGGGCCTTTTGCAGCCGATCGCCGACGTCTTGAAGCTGCTGCTCAAGGAGGTGATTCAGCCGAGCGCAGCCAGCCGCTGGCTCTACCTCGTCGCACCGGTCATGACGGTCGTGCCTGCCTTCGCTGTCTGGGCCGTGATTCCGTTCCAGGCCAAGGCGGTGCTCGGCGATATCAACGCGGGCCTGCTGTACGTGATCGCGATCTCGTCGATCGGCGTGTACGGCGTGATCCTGGCGGGCTGGGCCTCGAACTCGAAATATGCGTTCCTGGGCTCGATGCGCGCGGCGGCGCAAATGGTGTCGTACGAAGTGTCGATGGGTTTCGCGCTCGTGGTCGTGCTGATGACCTCGGGCAGTTTGAACCTCTCCGACATCGTCGGCTCGCAAGAGCGCGGCTTTTTCGCCAGCCACGGCGTCAATTTCCTCTCGTGGAACTGGCTGCCGCTTCTGCCGGTGTTCGTCGTCTACTTCATCTCGGGTATCGCGGAAACGAACCGCCACCCGTTCGACGTGGTGGAAGGGGAATCGGAGATCGTGGCCGGCCACATGATCGATTACTCGGGCATGGGATTCGCACTCTTCTTCCTCGCCGAGTACATCAACATGATCGTGATCTCGGCGCTCACGGCCACGATGTTTCTGGGCGGCTGGAGTGCTCCGTTCGGTTTCCTGTCGTTCATCCCGGGCATCTTCTGGCTCGTCTTCAAGGTATTCCTGCTGCTGTCGGTGTTCATCTGGGCGCGCGCCACGTTCCCGCGCTACCGCTATGACCAGATCATGCGTCTCGGCTGGAAGGTGTTCCTCCCCGTGTGTATTCTCTGGGTCGTCGTGGTCGGGTTCTGGATCATGTCGCCGCTGAACATCTGGAAATAA